Proteins encoded within one genomic window of Bacillus sp. F19:
- a CDS encoding electron transfer flavoprotein subunit beta/FixA family protein has protein sequence MNILVLMKQTIDQEEKIVLKIGTVSEEGVSFIINPYDEYAIEAAIQLREEHGGEITVITVGPTRAENALRTALAMGADKAIIVNSEDLNLDEYCTVKILEAVIKNREFDIILAGNVAVDHGSGQIGPRLADELNIPQVTSITRLEIDGNEAVIERNVEGDIEVVLVSLPVLVTAQQGLNEPRYPSLPGIMKAKKKAIEKLEIDDLNIHDILEVKTITTKTFFPPEKGAVRMLEGEIKAQVSELAVLLRGIAKVI, from the coding sequence ATGAACATATTAGTTTTGATGAAACAAACGATCGATCAGGAAGAGAAAATTGTCCTCAAAATCGGCACCGTAAGTGAAGAAGGGGTAAGCTTCATTATCAATCCTTACGATGAATATGCGATTGAAGCAGCGATTCAATTGCGTGAAGAACATGGTGGTGAAATAACGGTTATCACTGTAGGACCGACACGTGCAGAAAATGCGTTGCGTACGGCACTTGCGATGGGTGCGGATAAAGCGATTATTGTTAATAGCGAAGATTTAAATCTTGATGAATACTGTACAGTCAAAATTCTTGAGGCCGTTATTAAAAATCGGGAATTTGACATCATATTAGCCGGTAATGTGGCAGTTGATCATGGCAGTGGCCAAATTGGACCACGCCTTGCAGATGAACTCAATATTCCACAAGTGACGTCGATTACAAGGCTGGAGATTGATGGAAACGAAGCGGTGATAGAGCGTAACGTTGAAGGAGATATAGAGGTTGTCTTGGTATCTCTCCCAGTATTGGTTACAGCCCAACAGGGACTAAATGAACCGCGTTATCCTTCCTTGCCCGGCATCATGAAAGCGAAGAAAAAGGCAATTGAGAAGCTAGAGATTGATGATTTAAATATCCATGACATTCTTGAAGTAAAGACAATAACTACCAAGACATTTTTTCCGCCGGAAAAAGGTGCAGTCCGAATGCTGGAAGGAGAAATCAAAGCTCAAGTTTCTGAACTTGCTGTACTTCTTCGCGGTATTGCGAAGGTAATTTAA
- a CDS encoding electron transfer flavoprotein subunit alpha/FixB family protein codes for MRKVLVVTEAKAGNLRGVSLESLTAAQRISEGGEIIAVAFGSNAVHYANVLGKYGANKVYTVENQELDVYTTDAYSKSLRQVIDEVEPDAILMPHTAIGKDLAPRIAARLGLGLVSDVIDVQVEDCDVIFTRPIFSGKAFEKKKVISGIPFATVRPNNIPAAEISGTIEIIHFYAEIKELRTVVKEVVRKTTSGVDLSEAKVVISGGRGVKSPEGFKPLQQLADVLGGAVGASRGACDADYCDYSLQIGQTGKVVTPDLYIACGISGAIQHLAGMSNSKVIVAINKDPEAPIFQIADYGIVGDLFEVVPLLAEEFNKVLVNS; via the coding sequence ATGAGAAAAGTACTTGTAGTGACAGAAGCTAAAGCCGGGAACCTAAGAGGTGTTTCGCTGGAGTCCCTGACAGCAGCGCAGCGCATTTCGGAAGGTGGAGAAATAATAGCTGTGGCTTTCGGCAGTAATGCGGTTCATTATGCAAATGTTTTAGGGAAATATGGAGCAAATAAAGTATATACGGTGGAAAACCAAGAACTCGATGTGTATACAACGGACGCATATTCTAAAAGCTTGAGACAGGTAATTGATGAAGTGGAACCAGATGCTATTTTAATGCCACATACGGCAATTGGGAAAGATCTTGCACCACGCATTGCAGCGCGTTTGGGGCTGGGACTTGTATCTGACGTCATTGATGTTCAGGTAGAAGATTGTGACGTTATCTTTACACGTCCTATTTTTTCTGGAAAAGCGTTTGAGAAAAAGAAAGTAATATCTGGCATCCCATTCGCAACTGTTCGTCCGAATAACATCCCGGCTGCAGAAATCAGCGGAACAATTGAGATTATCCATTTTTATGCTGAAATCAAAGAATTACGGACGGTTGTAAAAGAAGTAGTACGAAAAACAACTAGCGGTGTAGATTTATCAGAAGCTAAAGTTGTCATCTCTGGAGGACGAGGGGTTAAATCCCCTGAAGGTTTCAAGCCGCTTCAGCAATTGGCGGATGTCCTGGGGGGAGCGGTCGGTGCTTCCCGTGGTGCATGTGATGCTGATTACTGTGATTATTCACTGCAAATCGGACAGACGGGAAAGGTCGTAACTCCTGATTTGTATATTGCCTGTGGAATTTCAGGTGCCATTCAACATTTAGCCGGGATGTCTAACTCAAAAGTTATCGTGGCGATTAACAAAGATCCGGAAGCCCCAATCTTTCAAATAGCCGACTACGGTATTGTGGGTGATTTGTTTGAGGTGGTTCCTCTACTAGCGGAAGAATTCAATAAAGTACTAGTAAACTCTTAA
- the accC gene encoding acetyl-CoA carboxylase biotin carboxylase subunit translates to MFKKVLIANRGEIAVRVIRACKEMGISTVAVYSEADREALHVQMADEAYCIGPPASPQSYLNIENIISVAQITNAESIHPGYGFLAENGTFAEICSDYDISFIGPEAEAINKMGDKAVARDTMKSVGVPTVPGTDGLIEDLEEAVTIAKEIGFPVIVKATAGGGGKGMRVAEDEEELRKAIRQAQKEAETAFGNAGVYLEKYIEEPRHVEIQIIGDMLGNVIYLGERDCSIQRRHQKLVEEAPSPALEEDIRKQMGAAAIAAAKAVNYHGAGTVEFLLDKNGHFYFMEMNTRIQVEHPVTEMITGIDLIKEQISVAAGYPLSYRQEDIKINGWAIECRINAENAAKNFMPSPGRVEMYLPPGGYGVRVDSALYPGCEISPYYDSMAAKVIVWGKNREEAIVRMKRALDEFVISGIKTTIPFHQKLFEQESFLKGQFNTKFIETNPLLLEV, encoded by the coding sequence ATGTTTAAAAAGGTTCTTATTGCTAATCGAGGAGAAATTGCTGTTCGTGTAATTAGGGCGTGCAAGGAAATGGGGATATCCACGGTTGCCGTTTATTCTGAAGCAGACCGAGAAGCCCTGCATGTGCAAATGGCGGACGAAGCATATTGTATTGGACCCCCGGCATCGCCACAAAGCTATTTAAATATTGAGAATATAATTAGCGTTGCTCAAATTACGAATGCGGAATCGATCCACCCTGGTTATGGTTTTCTGGCAGAAAACGGTACTTTTGCTGAAATTTGCTCGGATTATGACATTTCATTTATTGGGCCAGAAGCAGAAGCCATTAATAAAATGGGGGATAAAGCGGTCGCGAGAGATACCATGAAAAGTGTAGGAGTACCTACCGTTCCTGGAACAGATGGTCTAATTGAAGATCTTGAAGAAGCTGTTACGATAGCGAAGGAAATTGGATTCCCCGTCATTGTTAAGGCAACAGCTGGAGGCGGCGGTAAGGGAATGAGAGTAGCAGAGGATGAAGAGGAATTACGCAAAGCCATCCGTCAAGCCCAAAAAGAAGCAGAAACCGCATTTGGAAACGCCGGTGTTTATCTCGAGAAATACATTGAGGAACCACGCCATGTGGAAATTCAAATTATTGGGGATATGCTCGGTAATGTCATTTATTTAGGGGAAAGAGACTGTTCCATTCAAAGACGCCATCAAAAGCTGGTAGAAGAAGCACCGTCACCAGCCCTTGAGGAAGATATTCGTAAACAGATGGGTGCAGCAGCAATCGCCGCTGCAAAGGCTGTTAACTATCATGGAGCGGGGACTGTTGAGTTTTTATTAGATAAAAACGGTCATTTCTATTTCATGGAAATGAATACCCGAATTCAGGTAGAACACCCTGTTACAGAAATGATTACTGGCATTGACTTAATCAAGGAGCAAATTTCGGTGGCAGCAGGCTACCCTCTCTCTTATAGACAGGAAGATATTAAAATAAATGGCTGGGCAATTGAATGCCGTATCAATGCAGAAAACGCGGCAAAGAATTTTATGCCTTCTCCAGGGAGAGTTGAAATGTATCTTCCTCCTGGGGGCTACGGTGTACGAGTAGATAGCGCTCTCTATCCTGGATGCGAGATTTCTCCTTATTATGATTCGATGGCAGCAAAAGTGATCGTTTGGGGAAAAAATCGTGAAGAGGCGATCGTGCGCATGAAGAGGGCACTTGATGAATTTGTTATTAGTGGAATCAAAACAACTATTCCATTCCATCAAAAACTTTTCGAACAAGAGAGTTTTTTAAAAGGACAGTTTAACACAAAATTTATTGAAACGAATCCATTACTGTTAGAAGTGTAA
- the accB gene encoding acetyl-CoA carboxylase biotin carboxyl carrier protein — translation MFKIQEIREIIKLIDGSTLDCFELEMGDTRISVRRSSMINPSVIQENKSINPAIPAVLDAPVLVAATKSNEISEASIQTAATKENTEKQEITPKYLRTENLLKIVSPMVGTFYKAPAVDEAPYVKIGDKVEKSTVVCIVEAMKLFNEIEAEMDGEIVEVLVENGQLVEYGQPLFLVKPTA, via the coding sequence ATGTTTAAAATTCAGGAAATAAGAGAAATCATTAAACTAATTGATGGATCGACTTTAGACTGCTTTGAACTTGAAATGGGAGATACTCGAATTTCCGTTAGAAGAAGTTCAATGATAAATCCTTCTGTTATACAAGAAAATAAATCTATTAATCCAGCTATTCCTGCTGTTTTGGATGCACCTGTTCTTGTAGCAGCAACCAAGTCGAATGAAATTTCAGAAGCGTCTATTCAAACGGCAGCGACGAAGGAAAATACTGAGAAACAAGAAATAACACCAAAATATCTGAGAACTGAAAACCTATTAAAAATTGTTTCCCCTATGGTTGGGACGTTTTACAAGGCACCGGCAGTCGATGAGGCTCCATATGTAAAAATTGGTGATAAGGTTGAAAAGTCAACAGTTGTCTGTATCGTTGAAGCCATGAAATTATTTAATGAAATTGAAGCGGAAATGGATGGAGAAATTGTAGAAGTTTTGGTTGAAAATGGTCAACTGGTTGAATACGGACAACCTCTCTTTTTAGTAAAACCGACTGCCTAA
- a CDS encoding methylmalonyl-CoA carboxyltransferase produces the protein MNTVYEKIYDLWDRKVKIELGGGNDRIDKQHKRGKLTARERLELLLDEDSFVELNPFIKHRATNFGMEKLESPGEGVVTGYGKIKGRLIYVFAQDFTVFGGALGEMHALKICKIMDLAAKNGAPIIGLNDSGGARIQEGVVSLDGYGQIFYRNAIYSGVIPQISVIMGPCAGGAVYSPAITDFVFMVEKSSQMFITGPKVIETVTGEKISAENLGGAKVHSSISGCAHFIGNSEAEVLEEVRNLISFLPQNNTENPQSLECMKEDDWREDLLDLVPLNATKVYDIRKVLEQVLDQGDFMEVQKDYAKNIVVGFGRIDGNSVGVIANQPKVMAGGLDINASDKTSRFIRFCDSFNIPIITFEDVTGFFPGVNQEHGGIIRHGAKILYAYSEATVPKITVILRKAFGGAYVAMNSKAIGADIVYSWPNAEIAVMGPEGAANIIFANEIMKSSDPAATRSEKIEEYRNMFANPYVAASHGMVDDVIDPRDTRKVLKQSLEMLRTKKEVRPKKKHGNIPL, from the coding sequence ATGAACACAGTTTATGAGAAGATTTATGATTTATGGGATCGGAAAGTAAAGATCGAGCTTGGGGGTGGTAATGACCGAATTGATAAACAGCATAAACGCGGGAAACTGACTGCAAGGGAACGGCTTGAATTATTGCTGGATGAAGATTCCTTTGTGGAATTAAACCCATTCATAAAGCATCGTGCAACCAATTTTGGTATGGAAAAATTAGAAAGCCCGGGAGAAGGTGTAGTAACCGGATATGGAAAAATCAAGGGGCGCCTGATCTACGTATTTGCTCAGGACTTTACCGTTTTTGGAGGCGCTTTAGGAGAAATGCATGCATTAAAAATTTGCAAAATTATGGACTTGGCAGCCAAAAATGGGGCGCCGATTATTGGGTTAAATGATTCTGGCGGTGCTAGGATTCAAGAAGGAGTCGTTTCCTTAGACGGATACGGTCAGATCTTTTACCGGAATGCCATTTATTCAGGGGTAATCCCACAAATTTCTGTCATTATGGGTCCTTGTGCAGGTGGGGCAGTGTATTCTCCAGCCATCACTGATTTTGTATTTATGGTAGAAAAATCCAGTCAAATGTTTATAACAGGACCAAAGGTCATTGAAACGGTAACTGGCGAGAAAATATCTGCAGAGAATCTTGGAGGTGCAAAGGTTCATTCCTCTATCAGTGGTTGTGCGCATTTTATTGGTAATTCCGAAGCAGAGGTCTTAGAGGAAGTAAGAAATTTAATTTCCTTTCTGCCTCAAAACAATACGGAAAATCCTCAGTCTTTGGAATGCATGAAAGAGGATGATTGGCGGGAAGATTTGCTGGACCTAGTACCTCTCAATGCAACGAAGGTATATGATATTCGCAAGGTATTAGAACAAGTATTAGATCAAGGGGATTTTATGGAAGTTCAAAAGGACTATGCGAAAAATATCGTGGTTGGTTTTGGAAGAATTGATGGGAATAGTGTAGGAGTTATTGCCAATCAGCCAAAAGTAATGGCAGGAGGACTTGATATTAATGCTTCGGATAAAACTTCAAGATTCATTCGATTCTGTGATTCGTTCAATATACCCATCATTACGTTTGAAGATGTTACTGGGTTTTTCCCTGGCGTCAATCAGGAGCACGGAGGAATCATTCGACACGGAGCAAAAATTCTGTATGCCTATTCAGAAGCTACTGTTCCAAAAATAACGGTTATTCTGCGAAAAGCATTTGGCGGAGCCTATGTGGCAATGAATTCAAAAGCCATCGGTGCAGACATAGTTTATTCATGGCCAAATGCAGAAATTGCCGTAATGGGTCCGGAAGGAGCAGCCAATATTATTTTCGCGAACGAAATTATGAAAAGCAGTGATCCAGCAGCCACTCGCTCTGAAAAAATTGAAGAATATCGAAATATGTTTGCGAATCCATATGTTGCGGCTTCTCATGGAATGGTAGATGACGTGATCGACCCAAGAGATACAAGAAAAGTTCTGAAACAGTCTTTAGAGATGCTTAGAACAAAAAAAGAAGTAAGACCGAAAAAAAAACATGGGAATATTCCATTGTAG
- a CDS encoding integrase core domain-containing protein → MSRKGNCFDNAIIESFHSTIKSEAFYFQQKEHLTNPFVVEEVNNFIYHYNKIRLQAKLNYLSPIF, encoded by the coding sequence ATGTCTCGGAAAGGTAACTGCTTTGATAACGCCATAATTGAATCCTTCCACTCCACCATAAAGTCGGAAGCATTTTACTTTCAACAAAAAGAGCATCTTACAAATCCTTTTGTAGTAGAAGAAGTAAATAATTTCATCTATCATTACAATAAAATACGACTTCAGGCAAAATTAAACTACCTGTCTCCAATATTTTAG
- a CDS encoding helix-turn-helix transcriptional regulator, whose translation MAIIINIDVMLAKRKMSVTELSERVGITMANLSILKNGKAKAIRLSTLEAICKALECQPGDILEYQSDEDTQG comes from the coding sequence ATGGCAATTATAATCAATATTGATGTGATGTTGGCTAAAAGGAAAATGAGCGTAACAGAACTTTCGGAGAGGGTTGGAATAACAATGGCTAACCTTTCTATATTGAAAAATGGAAAGGCAAAAGCGATTCGATTATCAACATTAGAGGCGATTTGTAAGGCTTTAGAATGTCAGCCTGGAGATATTTTAGAATATCAAAGTGACGAAGACACTCAAGGATAA
- a CDS encoding DUF2975 domain-containing protein, which produces MKQVSTLFLKIAVILIGMPILALCIFLVPEIAKYAAELFPNIAYMKYLVLIYLYVTAIPFYFALYQAFKLLSYIDKNNAFSELSVRALKNIKYCAITISILFVIGMPLFYLMAEIDDAPGIILIGLVVIFASMVIAVFAAVLQRLLQEAIDIKSENDLIV; this is translated from the coding sequence ATGAAACAAGTGTCAACGCTCTTTTTAAAGATAGCTGTTATTCTTATTGGAATGCCGATTCTTGCTTTGTGCATCTTTTTGGTGCCTGAGATAGCGAAGTATGCAGCAGAATTGTTTCCAAATATTGCTTATATGAAATATCTCGTTTTAATCTATTTGTATGTAACGGCGATACCTTTTTACTTTGCTCTATATCAAGCTTTTAAACTTTTAAGCTATATTGACAAGAACAACGCTTTCTCGGAATTATCTGTAAGAGCATTAAAAAATATAAAATACTGTGCAATCACAATCAGTATCTTGTTTGTAATAGGCATGCCACTCTTTTATCTTATGGCGGAGATAGATGACGCCCCAGGTATCATATTAATCGGATTGGTCGTTATTTTTGCTTCGATGGTGATTGCAGTCTTTGCTGCTGTTCTTCAAAGGCTTTTACAAGAAGCCATCGATATTAAATCAGAAAATGACTTAATAGTCTGA
- a CDS encoding helix-turn-helix transcriptional regulator: MKNRVKELRMKHDITQQELADKVSVSSRTIISLEKQKYNPSVLLAYKIASVFKLSIEETFIFDEDDK; the protein is encoded by the coding sequence ATGAAAAATAGAGTGAAAGAATTGCGAATGAAACATGATATAACACAACAAGAATTAGCTGATAAAGTAAGTGTATCTTCAAGAACAATCATCTCATTAGAAAAACAAAAATATAATCCATCTGTTCTACTTGCATATAAAATAGCTTCAGTTTTCAAGTTATCAATTGAAGAAACTTTTATTTTTGATGAGGATGACAAATAA
- a CDS encoding LysE family translocator, which yields MMTYILVVLMLFLIPGPAVIVTISHTIKGGKKNGIVTGLGIAFGDLIHTFAAVLGLSAILMTSAFAFEVVKYIGAAYLVYLGISALINKTKKAAKPTVDKVNPNFPFRQALLIELLNPKTALFFLAFLPQFVRSDGYPVTIQLLMLGLTFVLMSIIYTTFIAFLTSIIGGKFLAKTNQSSNWMGKVVGLVYIGLGLKLAFQTQE from the coding sequence ATGATGACTTATATTTTAGTAGTTCTAATGTTATTTTTAATCCCAGGTCCTGCTGTTATTGTAACAATCTCTCATACTATTAAAGGTGGGAAGAAAAATGGAATTGTAACAGGTTTAGGTATTGCTTTTGGTGATTTAATCCATACTTTTGCGGCGGTTCTTGGGCTTTCTGCTATTTTAATGACTTCTGCCTTTGCTTTTGAAGTAGTTAAATATATAGGTGCAGCATACTTAGTTTATTTAGGAATTAGTGCTTTGATTAATAAAACCAAAAAGGCTGCGAAACCTACTGTAGATAAAGTGAATCCTAACTTTCCTTTTCGTCAGGCTCTGTTGATTGAATTACTAAACCCAAAGACTGCACTTTTTTTCTTAGCTTTCTTACCACAGTTTGTCCGTAGCGATGGCTATCCAGTAACAATTCAGCTTTTAATGCTTGGGTTAACATTTGTACTGATGAGCATAATTTATACCACTTTCATAGCATTCCTAACGAGTATAATAGGTGGAAAGTTTTTAGCTAAAACGAACCAGAGTTCAAATTGGATGGGGAAAGTCGTAGGTTTAGTCTATATTGGTTTAGGTTTAAAGTTAGCTTTTCAAACTCAAGAATAA
- a CDS encoding YmaF family protein, protein MDCYREQLQVPHAHFFQGVTEEKENHYHYLLGFSKPLNGNSYDGHFHYVEGLTTFKNQHYHRFYVQTGPAIPMLDGSHYHLFFGKSYRNYTEAEPPEFGGVVYSPQQKHVHHHLFSGRTGGPIGY, encoded by the coding sequence ATGGACTGTTACCGGGAGCAGCTTCAAGTTCCGCATGCTCATTTTTTTCAGGGAGTCACTGAAGAGAAGGAAAATCACTATCATTATTTACTCGGGTTTTCTAAACCTCTGAACGGGAATTCATATGATGGTCATTTTCATTATGTTGAAGGGTTAACAACGTTTAAAAATCAGCATTATCACAGGTTTTACGTTCAAACAGGACCTGCTATACCAATGCTTGATGGGTCTCACTATCACTTATTCTTCGGGAAATCTTACCGTAACTATACAGAAGCAGAGCCTCCGGAGTTTGGAGGAGTGGTTTATTCTCCACAGCAAAAGCATGTTCATCACCATTTATTTAGCGGCCGAACGGGCGGACCTATCGGTTATTGA
- the miaA gene encoding tRNA (adenosine(37)-N6)-dimethylallyltransferase MiaA, whose translation MKKEKLVVIIGPTAVGKTNLSIQLAKKLNGEIISGDSMQVYRGMDIGTAKVKPDEMDGIVHHLIDIKNPEEEFSSAEFQEIARPLITEIHAKKKLPIIVGGTGLYIQSVIYDYQFTDAASDPDFRKQLESEACSAGNETIHRKLALIDPVSAERIHPNNVRRVIRALEIFHCTGKTMTDFLAEQEKVLLYDVVIIGLTMEREQLYERINLRVDLMMDQGLIQEVKGLYHMGLRDCQSIQAIGYKELYAYFDGAVSLEDAKEQLKQNSRRYAKRQLTWFRNKMDVQWYDMSKPFDMDLRFNEIFTYIAGKLNLSANT comes from the coding sequence TTGAAGAAAGAGAAGCTGGTCGTAATTATAGGACCGACAGCTGTTGGCAAAACGAATTTGAGCATTCAGCTCGCAAAGAAGCTAAACGGAGAAATTATCAGCGGAGACAGTATGCAGGTTTACCGCGGGATGGATATAGGCACTGCAAAAGTAAAGCCTGATGAAATGGATGGAATTGTCCACCATCTCATTGATATAAAAAATCCTGAAGAAGAATTTTCTTCAGCTGAATTTCAGGAGATTGCACGACCATTAATTACGGAAATTCATGCAAAGAAAAAACTCCCTATCATCGTTGGCGGCACGGGATTATATATACAATCTGTTATTTATGATTATCAATTCACCGATGCTGCTTCTGATCCGGATTTTAGGAAACAGCTTGAATCTGAGGCCTGTTCAGCGGGAAATGAAACGATTCATAGAAAGCTTGCTTTGATCGATCCTGTTTCTGCTGAGAGAATTCACCCTAATAATGTCAGGCGTGTCATCAGAGCACTTGAAATTTTTCATTGTACGGGAAAAACAATGACCGATTTTCTCGCAGAGCAAGAAAAGGTTCTGCTGTATGATGTTGTCATTATAGGACTTACAATGGAGAGAGAACAGCTCTATGAGAGAATTAATTTAAGAGTAGACCTGATGATGGATCAGGGCCTGATTCAAGAAGTGAAAGGGCTTTATCACATGGGGCTGAGAGATTGTCAATCCATACAGGCAATAGGCTATAAAGAATTATACGCATATTTTGACGGCGCTGTTTCCCTTGAAGACGCAAAAGAGCAGCTTAAACAAAATTCCCGGAGATATGCTAAGCGTCAGCTTACTTGGTTCCGCAACAAAATGGATGTGCAATGGTATGATATGAGCAAGCCATTTGATATGGATTTGAGATTCAATGAAATTTTTACATATATAGCAGGAAAGCTTAACTTAAGCGCGAATACATAA
- the hfq gene encoding RNA chaperone Hfq — protein sequence MRTTVNIQDQVLNSIRRDSTFVTVFLLNGFQLRGLVKGFDNFTVLLETEGKQQLIYKHAISTFAPQKNVTLELE from the coding sequence ATGAGAACAACAGTAAATATTCAAGACCAAGTTTTAAATTCCATCCGTAGAGACAGTACCTTTGTAACAGTATTCTTACTAAATGGCTTTCAATTAAGAGGGCTTGTCAAAGGATTTGATAACTTTACGGTTCTTTTAGAAACAGAAGGAAAGCAGCAGCTTATCTATAAGCATGCGATCTCAACTTTTGCACCGCAGAAAAATGTAACACTTGAATTAGAATAG
- the spoVK gene encoding stage V sporulation protein K, which produces MDQAVTFKNNGQINVILNGQKKTYHEKISESTSYEIKIPKTQPQHVILNEMEAELNTLVGMEEMKRMLKEIYAWIYINKKREEQGLKAGKQSLHMMFKGNPGTGKTTVARLIGKLFFQMNVLSKGHLIEAERADLVGEYIGHTAQKTRDLIKKSLGGILFIDEAYSLARGGEKDFGKEAIDTLVKHMEDKQHEFVLILAGYSKEMDHFLTLNPGLHSRFPLVVDFPDYSVEQLMEISKRMMIEREYTFSKEAEWKLRDHLNMIKTNMAPAKFSNGRYVRNVIEKSIRSQAMRLLTSDQYQRDDLMTIKSQDLIIKE; this is translated from the coding sequence TTGGATCAAGCAGTCACATTTAAAAACAATGGTCAAATTAATGTGATTTTAAATGGACAAAAAAAGACGTATCATGAGAAAATCAGCGAATCAACATCCTATGAAATAAAAATTCCGAAAACACAGCCTCAGCATGTCATTCTTAATGAAATGGAAGCTGAATTAAACACTCTTGTAGGCATGGAAGAAATGAAACGGATGCTAAAAGAAATTTATGCATGGATTTATATCAATAAAAAGCGTGAGGAACAAGGTCTTAAAGCTGGAAAGCAATCTCTTCATATGATGTTCAAAGGAAATCCAGGAACAGGAAAAACGACAGTTGCCAGACTGATCGGCAAATTGTTTTTTCAAATGAATGTGCTCTCAAAAGGACACTTGATTGAAGCTGAAAGGGCAGATTTAGTCGGAGAATACATTGGACATACAGCACAAAAAACAAGAGATCTGATTAAAAAATCACTTGGCGGGATTCTTTTTATAGATGAAGCATATTCACTTGCACGCGGTGGAGAAAAGGATTTCGGCAAGGAAGCGATTGATACGCTTGTTAAGCATATGGAGGATAAGCAGCATGAATTTGTTTTAATCTTAGCGGGCTATTCAAAAGAAATGGATCATTTCCTCACCCTAAACCCTGGTCTTCATTCAAGATTTCCGCTGGTCGTGGATTTTCCTGACTATTCCGTAGAACAGCTGATGGAGATATCGAAAAGAATGATGATTGAACGGGAATACACATTCAGCAAAGAAGCCGAGTGGAAGCTTCGTGATCATTTAAATATGATTAAAACAAATATGGCTCCTGCAAAATTTTCAAATGGAAGATATGTTCGAAATGTCATTGAAAAATCGATCAGATCTCAAGCTATGAGACTTCTTACATCAGATCAATATCAGCGTGATGACCTGATGACAATTAAAAGCCAGGATCTCATCATAAAAGAATAA
- a CDS encoding trimeric intracellular cation channel family protein, translating into MTWEVLSIIGTIAFAVSGAIVAMEEEYDILGVYILGIVTAFGGGAIRNLLIGVPVSALWEQGMLFQIALIAMTTVFLFPNNLLKHWQKWGNLTDAIGLSAFAIQGALYATEMNHPISAVVVAAVLTGSGGGIIRDLLAGRKPLVLKSEIYAVWAVLAGLVIGFNLAESAIQLYTLFVLLVACRVLSYTNKWRLPNKSIHH; encoded by the coding sequence ATGACTTGGGAAGTTTTAAGCATCATTGGAACAATTGCGTTTGCTGTCAGCGGTGCAATTGTTGCGATGGAAGAAGAATATGATATTTTAGGCGTATATATATTAGGGATCGTTACCGCTTTTGGGGGCGGTGCGATCAGAAATCTGCTGATCGGCGTGCCAGTATCCGCCCTCTGGGAACAGGGTATGCTCTTTCAAATAGCTTTGATTGCAATGACGACCGTTTTCTTATTTCCGAATAACTTGCTTAAACACTGGCAAAAATGGGGAAACCTGACGGATGCAATCGGGTTATCCGCATTTGCCATACAAGGGGCCTTATATGCCACAGAAATGAATCATCCTATAAGTGCAGTTGTCGTAGCAGCAGTCTTAACTGGAAGCGGCGGGGGAATCATCCGTGATCTTTTAGCAGGACGCAAACCGCTTGTCTTAAAATCTGAAATTTATGCAGTATGGGCTGTCCTTGCGGGTCTCGTCATAGGTTTTAACCTTGCCGAGTCTGCCATTCAACTATATACACTCTTTGTATTGCTGGTAGCATGCAGGGTGCTCTCATATACGAATAAATGGCGACTGCCGAACAAATCTATTCATCATTAA